In Oceanispirochaeta sp. M1, the sequence CTGGCTCTGGTCTACATTGTTGCCAGAATCATAGGTAAAGCACTGGGTGCCGTAACAGGAGCCAGACTCTCGGGAGCTCCTTCCACGGTACAAAAATATCTCCCCTTCTGTCTTCTGAGTCAGGCGGGAGTAGCCATTGGACTCTCCATTGTCGCCAGTCAGACCTTTGACGGTGTTCTGGGAGATACCATTGTTCTGGTTATTACAGCCACCACTTTTGTTGTTCAGCTGGTGGGACCGAGCATGGTCAAATATGCGGTTGATAAATCGGGCGAAGCCGGTCTGAACATCAGCGAAAGTGACCTGATTCAGCAGAGTAAGGTCAGAGATATTGCAGATAAGGCCATTCCCGTCATTCGTGAAGGGGAAAGCGTTAATAATATACTGAAAATCTTTGCAGAACGGGATAATTTCTACTACCCCGTTGTCAATAAAGACGATCTTCTTACGGGAATCATATCCATTGAAAAACTGAAAGACACATTTATTTCATCCTATTCAACCGATTTACTTGTGGCCCATGACATCATGGACAAGGTCAATTATACCTGCCGGATGGATACAGAAGCATCTGAGATCTACAGCATCTTCAAGAAAAGTAATATTCCATCAATTCCAATAGTAAACATGGAAGGCAAGGTGGAAGGTATTGTAGAATATAGAAGAATACAACAGCTTATATCTCACAGGCTGGCGGAACTGCAGTTAAAAGCAACAGAAATGGAGGCATCCTGATATGAAACTGGGATCATTAGTCGGAAAAGAATTTATTATCACTGGAGATCATTTTTCCTCGGTCGTTGAAGCCGCGGACAGTCTGGTGGACTTGATGAATAAAAAAATCAAGCTTCCTGTAGATTCGGCAGAAGTAAAAAAAATCATACGTGAAAGAGAGGCTCTGGGAGGAACCGTACTCCCCCCGGGAGTTGCCATCCCTCATGGCCGTGTTGAAGGGTTTCAGGATATTCTGATGGGGATATGGGTTCCCAACACCCCCCTGGAAACAGATCAGGGACCTTTGAAAATTTTATTTTTCTTTATCACCTCAAAAGTGGGATCTCCCCTCTATCTCCCCGTTTTATCCTGTATAGGAAAATATTTCTCTGATAGTGAATTTCTCGATTCCCTGATGGGAAAAACGGCATTACAGATTCATGATCTTCTGAACACAATGCAGTTGAAAAAAGAGATTACCATAGAAGATATCATGACCACAGATCCCGTCTCATGTAATGAGAACATGAGTCTGGCTCAACTGGCGGATCTATTCTATCAAAAAAGACTCAGCTTTCTTCCTGTGGTAAACAACAATAATCAGCTGGTGGGTGAAGTAACCATTAAAGACCTGCTGTCAAACGGTATCCCCGACTATGTAAAACGACTCGGAAATGTAAAATTCATGAAAACACTGGAACCCTTTGAGGTCATGCTGAGAGATGAAGACCGCATCCTGATCAAAGAGATTATGAGGCCCATAAACCGGGGCATCTCAAAGGATGCATCCATCCTGGAAGCTGTTATTTTAATCACCACAAAAGGATTCAGACACATTCCCGTCATCGAAAATGAAAAACTTATCGGGATGATCAGTGAAACAGACATCCTCCAGAAAGTGATTCGGGGCTGAGGTATGACACAATTAATTATCGGAGTAGCCCTCTTTGTATTACTGTTTATACTTATTTCATTTGAAACAATTAATAAGACGATCCTGGCACTGCTGGGAGCCGTACTTTTTAT encodes:
- a CDS encoding CBS domain-containing protein, giving the protein MKLGSLVGKEFIITGDHFSSVVEAADSLVDLMNKKIKLPVDSAEVKKIIREREALGGTVLPPGVAIPHGRVEGFQDILMGIWVPNTPLETDQGPLKILFFFITSKVGSPLYLPVLSCIGKYFSDSEFLDSLMGKTALQIHDLLNTMQLKKEITIEDIMTTDPVSCNENMSLAQLADLFYQKRLSFLPVVNNNNQLVGEVTIKDLLSNGIPDYVKRLGNVKFMKTLEPFEVMLRDEDRILIKEIMRPINRGISKDASILEAVILITTKGFRHIPVIENEKLIGMISETDILQKVIRG